A region from the Fibrobacter sp. genome encodes:
- a CDS encoding flippase: MGHGSKLIKNSFFILFNTVFMMFTSWIISIWIARQLGPVNYGIFNLVLWISGTMTWVLGMGLIHAITKFVAEYDGRGETKNLRPIIYYVLKIEIVITVITTVVLVFFRSKIADFFFSPEESFLFFLAALGLLPGMVTAILSAAIEGIQKFEYFTYSNLILTPLSFISKIIVLIMGKGIEGLLMVMLVFSFINAIFYYIVLKREGALEKGPDSLSSEIKKRIQTYNKSVIAILICDKIIWDKSENFFLGRFCSAAEIGYYNLGYNVAQRFVSILPTTFWRVLFPTMSSYFGSGDKEKMRRLFFLSTRYLAFFSFPVGAAGMILAYQIIHYLYGHEFIGAQRVLQIMFAASIFSSLSNPASAILYGFEKQAFIYKYGFVLALINIALDLLLIKAYGAVGAAVCFGIITVLASVGGLIYTSRLMSLKYPVVSVAKITLSTVIMGTVMELIINQNSGIPGFVVSIFTGTAVYLISSLVLGTFEEEDMILLQSTKAVLPGKSKILVEHLCNLMMQFKGISTSEGSGKE, from the coding sequence ATGGGACATGGTTCAAAGCTCATAAAAAACTCTTTTTTTATACTGTTTAACACTGTATTCATGATGTTTACATCATGGATCATCTCCATCTGGATAGCCCGTCAGCTCGGGCCTGTAAATTACGGTATCTTCAATCTTGTGCTCTGGATTTCCGGTACCATGACGTGGGTGCTGGGGATGGGGCTTATTCATGCTATTACAAAGTTTGTAGCCGAGTACGACGGGCGGGGCGAGACAAAGAACCTTCGACCTATAATTTACTATGTCCTAAAAATCGAGATTGTCATTACTGTAATCACCACAGTGGTTCTTGTGTTTTTCCGTTCAAAAATCGCCGATTTTTTCTTCTCTCCGGAGGAATCGTTCCTGTTTTTTCTTGCTGCCCTGGGCCTTCTGCCGGGAATGGTGACAGCAATTCTTTCGGCTGCAATAGAGGGTATTCAGAAATTTGAGTATTTCACATACTCCAACCTCATCCTTACACCACTTTCCTTTATCTCTAAAATCATCGTTCTTATTATGGGCAAAGGGATAGAGGGCCTGCTCATGGTGATGCTTGTTTTTTCTTTCATCAACGCAATCTTCTATTACATAGTTCTTAAACGTGAAGGTGCACTTGAAAAGGGACCTGACAGTCTTTCATCAGAGATCAAAAAGAGAATACAGACCTATAACAAGAGTGTCATCGCGATATTGATTTGTGACAAGATAATCTGGGATAAGAGCGAAAACTTTTTCCTGGGGCGTTTCTGTTCTGCTGCCGAGATTGGGTATTACAATCTGGGTTACAATGTAGCCCAGCGCTTTGTTTCCATACTCCCCACCACATTCTGGCGTGTCCTCTTTCCCACCATGTCGTCATATTTCGGTTCCGGTGATAAGGAAAAGATGAGGCGTCTTTTTTTCCTCTCGACAAGATATCTTGCTTTCTTTTCATTTCCGGTTGGAGCTGCGGGTATGATACTCGCATATCAGATTATCCATTACCTTTACGGCCACGAATTTATCGGAGCACAGCGTGTGCTTCAGATAATGTTCGCAGCTTCAATATTCTCAAGCCTCTCAAACCCCGCATCAGCTATCCTTTATGGTTTCGAGAAACAGGCTTTTATTTACAAATACGGTTTTGTTCTGGCACTGATAAACATAGCACTGGACCTTCTTCTGATAAAGGCTTACGGAGCAGTGGGTGCGGCGGTCTGTTTCGGGATTATCACCGTACTGGCATCGGTTGGCGGGCTGATTTACACCAGCAGACTGATGAGTCTAAAATACCCTGTAGTTTCGGTTGCAAAAATCACCCTGTCCACTGTAATAATGGGAACAGTGATGGAGCTTATAATCAATCAGAACAGCGGAATACCCGGATTTGTAGTATCAATTTTCACCGGTACAGCAGTTTACCTGATCAGTTCTCTTGTGCTGGGAACGTTTGAAGAAGAGGATATGATACTGCTTCAGAGCACAAAGGCTGTTCTGCCCGGAAAAAGTAAAATACTGGTAGAACATCTCTGCAATCTGATGATGCAATTCAAGGGGATAAGCACATCAGAGGGAAGCGGGAAAGAGTGA
- a CDS encoding glycosyltransferase family 4 protein has translation MQILYISNEYPPQTGFGGIGTYTKHTAEGMTARGHTVHVMSRSITGEYSRTLANEVIVHRIPLLDFNLPRGKAFFPFRKLCYKMIPHSLERLAWAESVAKALQKLQGNGHSFDIIEHPECGAEGFHIRGQKGVLVTRLHTPWQLISEFDQIKEAPGDPILLTLMEKHSTRKAQLVTSPSCALANIMKKRWKLRDIEVIPNSLPADQYDKTSGGGWIYTGRVEMRKGVHILLDAYEELCKSRSSLPALKIIGRAYGTMKDGTSYGELIGKRINSAPLNGRVEWIEGLPLSDVKGHLLASSVAIFPSLWENFPYAALEAMACGLTVVASDCGGYPEMIQHGKSGLLVKSGSRRDLSEVLKKILDNKEMAKELGDTTRKRVQSHFNTSTICESLERIYEKALRDR, from the coding sequence ATGCAGATACTTTACATTTCAAATGAATATCCTCCTCAGACCGGATTTGGCGGCATAGGCACTTACACAAAACACACTGCCGAGGGAATGACAGCCAGGGGTCACACTGTTCATGTAATGTCAAGGAGCATCACCGGAGAGTACTCCCGCACTCTTGCAAATGAAGTCATTGTGCATCGTATTCCTCTCCTGGATTTTAATCTCCCCCGTGGAAAAGCATTCTTTCCATTCCGGAAATTATGCTATAAAATGATACCCCACTCTCTTGAACGCCTTGCATGGGCAGAATCAGTTGCAAAAGCCCTTCAGAAGCTTCAGGGAAATGGTCATAGTTTTGATATCATCGAGCATCCCGAATGCGGAGCCGAGGGATTCCACATAAGAGGGCAAAAAGGAGTGTTGGTAACAAGACTCCACACCCCCTGGCAGCTGATCAGTGAGTTTGATCAGATCAAAGAAGCCCCGGGTGATCCGATACTGCTTACGCTGATGGAAAAACACTCAACCCGCAAAGCTCAACTGGTAACCAGTCCTTCGTGTGCGCTTGCTAATATTATGAAGAAACGCTGGAAACTGCGGGACATAGAAGTTATTCCAAACTCTCTCCCAGCAGATCAGTATGACAAAACAAGTGGCGGAGGGTGGATCTATACCGGCAGAGTTGAGATGAGGAAGGGTGTTCATATACTTCTGGATGCTTATGAAGAGCTCTGCAAAAGCCGCAGTTCTCTTCCTGCTTTGAAAATAATAGGCAGAGCATACGGGACAATGAAAGACGGCACATCTTACGGAGAACTGATCGGAAAGCGGATCAACAGTGCGCCGCTTAACGGCAGAGTAGAATGGATAGAGGGGCTGCCACTTTCCGATGTAAAGGGCCATCTTCTTGCATCATCGGTTGCAATCTTCCCTTCATTATGGGAGAATTTTCCATATGCTGCACTTGAGGCTATGGCTTGCGGGTTAACGGTTGTGGCTTCTGACTGCGGAGGGTATCCGGAGATGATCCAGCATGGGAAGAGTGGTTTACTTGTAAAGTCAGGCAGCAGAAGAGATCTGTCTGAAGTGCTCAAAAAGATACTGGATAACAAGGAAATGGCAAAAGAACTGGGTGACACTACCAGAAAAAGAGTCCAGAGCCATTTTAACACCTCCACAATTTGCGAATCTCTGGAAAGAATTTACGAAAAGGCATTAAGGGACAGATAG
- a CDS encoding glycosyltransferase family 4 protein: MRIALVNSEYPSPSQAGHGGIATYTYLMANTLASMGHTVYVLVRESTATDPLLDSVRLCYFGFIPAPGLRRITDRFRTGKIVWEQGQSRHIKNTLLSIHKRFGLDIAEFPDYSGLSCQCRGSLPFPVVINFHTPSEVVDKLNNMIITEERIKWHRFEREAFTKADGYRCPSEALAQVISRDFEIPSNQIRIIRNPVSTEIFDRIEKSHRTDRFDFLFAGRLEFRKGAELLLRSLNKILRIDNRINVTFAGETELGDAYSYRQAIERTLRDSERKRVWFLGPLPIKKLSALYCRSSCFLFPSLFENAPYGLFEAISARLPVIASDSGGVREIIRHKDTGLLFSPDSIDELLGCVKSFMENPQQSREMAERAYKEIKSICSPEKIAAETIDFYQSLIDRKKGLRKARR; this comes from the coding sequence ATGCGCATCGCGCTTGTAAATTCGGAATACCCCTCTCCATCGCAAGCAGGTCATGGAGGTATCGCCACATACACATATCTGATGGCAAACACTCTGGCTTCGATGGGGCACACAGTTTATGTACTTGTCAGAGAAAGCACAGCTACAGATCCATTGCTTGACTCAGTGCGTCTGTGTTATTTCGGATTTATTCCTGCACCCGGTCTGAGACGTATTACAGACAGATTCAGAACCGGCAAAATAGTCTGGGAACAGGGGCAGTCGAGACATATAAAGAACACCCTGCTTTCGATCCACAAAAGATTCGGCCTGGATATAGCGGAATTTCCCGACTACAGCGGACTTTCCTGCCAATGCAGAGGCTCTCTTCCTTTCCCGGTTGTCATTAATTTTCATACTCCGTCGGAGGTGGTTGACAAGCTTAATAATATGATAATTACCGAAGAGCGGATAAAATGGCACCGTTTCGAAAGGGAAGCTTTTACAAAGGCAGATGGGTACAGATGTCCCAGTGAGGCATTGGCACAGGTAATCAGCAGGGACTTTGAAATACCCTCAAATCAGATAAGGATCATCCGCAATCCCGTATCAACGGAAATTTTCGACCGTATCGAAAAATCACATAGAACCGACCGTTTTGATTTCCTCTTTGCCGGGCGTCTGGAATTCAGAAAAGGCGCCGAACTTCTGTTAAGAAGTTTGAATAAAATTCTCCGGATCGATAACCGAATCAATGTGACATTTGCCGGGGAAACAGAGCTTGGTGATGCGTACAGTTACAGACAGGCCATTGAGAGAACTCTCAGGGATTCAGAGCGCAAGAGGGTGTGGTTTCTGGGACCACTCCCAATAAAAAAACTCAGTGCTCTTTACTGCCGTTCCTCATGTTTTCTGTTCCCTTCACTTTTCGAGAATGCGCCCTATGGGCTCTTCGAAGCGATCTCGGCGAGACTTCCTGTAATCGCATCCGATTCAGGTGGTGTCCGGGAGATAATCCGGCACAAGGATACCGGCCTGCTTTTCTCTCCTGACAGTATCGATGAACTTCTGGGGTGTGTGAAATCATTTATGGAAAACCCGCAACAGAGCAGAGAGATGGCGGAAAGAGCGTATAAGGAGATAAAAAGTATCTGCTCACCTGAAAAAATAGCCGCCGAAACCATCGATTTCTATCAATCTTTGATTGATAGAAAAAAAGGCCTAAGAAAAGCGAGACGATAA
- the hisF gene encoding imidazole glycerol phosphate synthase subunit HisF: protein MLSKRVISCLDVRGGKLAKSIKFVNTQDIGDPVATAQKYYEEGIDELVFYDITASSDNRDIMIDVVDRVASCIFIPFSVGGGLRTVEDCTKVRLAGAEKINVNTSAVANPDLINEASVALGAQAVVLSMDVLAVPVTAQIPSGYEIVTHGGRYRTGLDAVKWAVEGQRRGAGELVVNSIDADGTKQGYEIKLTRMIADAVSIPVIASGGGGRPEHIYEVLTEGHADAALIASILHYGEYSIRQIKEYLRSRGIKVRL from the coding sequence ATGTTAAGTAAAAGAGTGATCTCCTGCCTTGATGTCCGGGGGGGCAAGCTTGCGAAGAGTATTAAGTTTGTAAACACTCAGGATATAGGTGATCCGGTCGCAACTGCCCAGAAGTACTATGAAGAGGGTATCGATGAACTGGTGTTTTATGATATCACTGCCTCCAGCGACAACCGGGATATCATGATAGATGTAGTAGACAGGGTTGCATCCTGCATCTTTATCCCGTTTTCAGTAGGAGGAGGCCTGAGGACTGTGGAGGACTGCACAAAGGTGCGTCTGGCCGGGGCAGAGAAGATCAATGTGAATACATCTGCTGTAGCCAATCCAGACCTGATCAATGAGGCATCTGTTGCCCTGGGTGCTCAGGCAGTGGTGCTCTCAATGGATGTATTGGCAGTACCTGTTACTGCGCAGATCCCCTCCGGATATGAGATTGTGACCCACGGGGGCCGTTACAGAACCGGTTTAGATGCTGTTAAGTGGGCAGTGGAGGGCCAGAGGCGGGGCGCAGGAGAACTGGTTGTCAATTCAATCGATGCAGATGGGACAAAACAGGGCTATGAAATAAAACTTACCAGAATGATAGCTGATGCTGTGTCCATACCTGTCATAGCTTCTGGTGGAGGCGGCAGACCGGAACACATTTACGAAGTGCTCACCGAGGGTCATGCTGACGCTGCACTCATAGCATCGATACTGCACTATGGAGAGTACAGTATCAGGCAGATAAAGGAATACCTGAGATCTCGAGGAATAAAGGTCAGACTCTGA
- the hisH gene encoding imidazole glycerol phosphate synthase subunit HisH, with translation MISIVDYGAGNLTSVKRALDYSGIKSQITADPKELLTAERIIFPGVGHASSAMKTLIERGLDTALKNAFLSGIPLLGICLGTQIILGHSDEGDTECIGLIEGNCPRFDLKDKSLKIPHMGWDSIRILRDHPVFRNVKPQDEFYFVHSYYPQPADKSTIIALCEYGTEFPVVIGTRNLIATQFHPEKSGPAGLEILKSFSSWDGSPC, from the coding sequence ATGATATCTATTGTTGACTACGGGGCAGGAAATCTTACCTCAGTAAAAAGAGCTCTCGATTATTCCGGTATCAAATCCCAAATAACCGCCGATCCGAAGGAACTCCTTACCGCTGAACGCATCATTTTTCCAGGGGTGGGTCATGCCTCTTCGGCCATGAAAACACTCATAGAACGCGGATTGGACACTGCTCTGAAAAATGCGTTTCTCTCAGGAATCCCTCTGCTGGGAATCTGTCTTGGAACTCAGATTATTCTGGGACACTCCGATGAGGGTGATACAGAGTGTATCGGACTTATTGAAGGGAACTGTCCCCGGTTCGACCTCAAAGACAAATCATTGAAAATTCCCCACATGGGATGGGATTCAATCAGGATCTTAAGAGATCATCCGGTATTTAGAAATGTAAAACCGCAGGATGAGTTCTATTTCGTACACTCCTATTACCCTCAGCCAGCGGATAAAAGTACAATCATTGCGCTCTGTGAGTACGGGACAGAGTTTCCGGTTGTTATCGGCACCAGGAATCTGATCGCCACTCAGTTCCATCCGGAAAAAAGCGGTCCCGCAGGGTTGGAGATTCTCAAATCATTTTCATCCTGGGATGGTTCACCATGTTAA
- a CDS encoding HAD-IA family hydrolase, which yields MKQYRYYLFDADGTLFDTTGMICSCFKHTAEFLGSAPLSDTQIISNIGLTLRDQMEIYFGKMTDQKFEFLRKYHMEYQLSIYKQYLRLFPGVGEGLKELKERGKRCAVVTSRMKNTLELYLSETGILHFFEYLITPEDTSRHKPQPDPAVKALELLGGRPEEALFVGDSIYDIECGKNAGTDTAFVKWSLTEISDLTIKPTHIISDMRDLCLIS from the coding sequence ATGAAACAATATCGATACTACCTCTTTGATGCAGACGGGACACTCTTTGATACCACGGGTATGATCTGCAGTTGTTTTAAACACACAGCGGAATTCCTGGGAAGTGCCCCTCTCTCCGACACGCAGATTATCTCCAATATCGGTTTGACACTTCGGGACCAGATGGAGATTTATTTCGGCAAAATGACAGACCAGAAATTTGAATTTCTCAGGAAATATCATATGGAATACCAGCTCTCAATTTACAAACAGTATCTGAGGCTTTTCCCCGGGGTTGGAGAGGGGTTAAAAGAACTGAAGGAAAGGGGAAAAAGATGCGCGGTTGTCACATCGAGAATGAAAAACACCCTGGAACTCTATCTCTCTGAAACAGGGATACTTCACTTTTTCGAGTATCTCATTACCCCCGAGGACACATCGAGACACAAACCTCAACCCGATCCGGCAGTAAAAGCACTGGAACTTCTGGGGGGCAGGCCGGAGGAAGCTCTCTTTGTTGGTGATTCTATATATGATATCGAGTGTGGTAAAAACGCCGGGACCGATACTGCTTTTGTTAAGTGGAGTCTGACAGAAATCTCGGATCTGACCATAAAACCGACTCACATTATCAGTGATATGAGGGACCTATGCCTGATATCGTGA
- a CDS encoding ABC transporter ATP-binding protein, whose translation MIKLESVTKRYGKLTALENVSLDVSKGEYLALLGPNGAGKTTIIRILLDFTRPDSGRAFIKKISCRLPEARQGVGYLPENIRIPLYLSGRDFLRRQAYLCSLHGKAAESAIDRALELTGMRVHQKNRAGTYSKGMIQRIGLSATLLCSPDLLILDEPVNGLDPIGIREFRVILEDLKSQKMTLLLNSHILSEVERLCSSAMILNHGKVLASGSISSLVRDGETLEDVFVRLVK comes from the coding sequence ATGATTAAACTGGAATCTGTGACAAAGAGATACGGGAAACTTACCGCGCTTGAAAATGTTTCTCTGGATGTCAGTAAAGGAGAATACCTGGCACTGTTAGGGCCAAACGGTGCCGGAAAAACCACGATCATAAGAATTCTTCTGGATTTCACCAGACCCGATTCCGGAAGAGCATTTATAAAGAAAATCAGTTGCCGTCTGCCGGAGGCCAGACAGGGTGTGGGGTATCTGCCTGAAAATATCAGAATCCCTCTTTACCTGAGCGGAAGGGATTTTCTCAGAAGACAGGCTTACCTGTGTTCTTTACATGGGAAAGCTGCTGAGAGCGCAATCGACCGGGCGCTTGAGCTGACCGGTATGAGAGTGCACCAGAAAAATCGTGCCGGCACCTATTCCAAGGGAATGATACAGAGAATCGGTCTCAGTGCTACGCTTCTCTGTTCTCCGGACCTTCTTATACTCGATGAACCTGTCAATGGTCTCGATCCCATTGGAATAAGAGAGTTCAGGGTAATACTGGAAGACCTGAAAAGCCAGAAAATGACTCTGCTTCTGAACTCACATATACTTTCGGAAGTAGAGAGACTGTGCAGCTCAGCAATGATCCTTAACCACGGGAAAGTTCTTGCCAGCGGGTCCATTTCCAGCCTTGTCAGAGACGGTGAAACTCTGGAGGATGTCTTTGTGAGGCTGGTCAAGTAA
- the ispH gene encoding 4-hydroxy-3-methylbut-2-enyl diphosphate reductase, whose protein sequence is MKIIVAKTAGFCMGVKRAVDLALENSSGSSKEIKTLGPLIHNSQTIEMLRQRGVTALEENQEPGEKSKLLIRAHGVPPEIQSRYEKVGHTIIDGTCPKVKTVHKVISRFRELGFLIVITGDKGHAEVIGLSGYAGDAGFLIQSVEDIERIPESEKICLVSQTTFDRSLFDRIASGIKDRFPASEVVIKKTICAATDQRQAEVADLAGHVDAMIVVGGKNSANTQRLAKIASSCGTPTQLVENEEEINWEAIQDCEIVGVAAGASTPNWMIKQVTDYLQLMDRTRKHNIHNMIWNSLDVIANMNIFVAFGAVAVYYASCTLQGISFSLPGAVLSFLYFLSMYLWNSLASIESTQHHGLSRYNFYQLHKKSLLLLSGISILSLLVMSLLISPILFYLMFFACFAGSVYHLTIVPAKFRSILHYKKLKDIPTSRDIFVAIAWATVLTFIPQVLNGNIQLRPVSIATFIWIFILGFFRSLIFDLRDIEGDRIMGRETLITIFGEKRARKTIHLMIWCCLVSLLVFPAFIGPSTYRHQNTIRFFLQIPTLFYASSFIRWNPRIRHSRPALFNLLADGVFYIVAIGAWVSSIL, encoded by the coding sequence ATGAAGATAATAGTTGCGAAAACTGCAGGGTTCTGCATGGGAGTTAAAAGAGCTGTTGATCTTGCTCTGGAGAATTCATCAGGATCATCCAAAGAGATAAAGACTTTAGGCCCACTGATCCACAATTCCCAGACGATTGAGATGCTGCGCCAGCGCGGAGTAACTGCACTGGAGGAGAATCAGGAACCAGGGGAAAAGTCAAAACTCCTGATCAGGGCTCACGGGGTTCCCCCGGAAATCCAGTCCAGGTATGAAAAAGTCGGACATACAATAATCGATGGAACATGTCCAAAAGTAAAAACAGTACACAAGGTGATCTCCAGGTTTCGTGAACTGGGCTTCCTAATTGTGATCACCGGTGATAAAGGTCATGCGGAGGTAATCGGGTTATCAGGTTATGCCGGAGATGCAGGGTTTCTGATCCAGAGTGTTGAAGACATAGAAAGGATTCCCGAAAGTGAAAAAATCTGTCTTGTTTCACAAACAACATTTGACCGATCACTCTTTGACAGAATCGCATCGGGTATAAAAGATAGATTTCCTGCATCTGAAGTTGTCATAAAGAAGACAATCTGCGCAGCCACAGACCAGAGACAGGCTGAAGTGGCCGACCTGGCCGGCCATGTTGACGCAATGATAGTGGTCGGGGGAAAAAACAGCGCAAACACCCAGAGACTGGCAAAAATAGCTAGCTCCTGCGGAACACCGACTCAACTGGTGGAAAACGAGGAGGAGATAAACTGGGAGGCAATTCAGGATTGTGAGATAGTGGGTGTTGCAGCAGGAGCATCAACGCCGAACTGGATGATAAAACAGGTTACGGATTACCTGCAGCTTATGGACCGAACCAGAAAGCACAATATCCACAACATGATCTGGAATTCTCTCGATGTTATTGCCAACATGAATATCTTTGTAGCATTTGGTGCGGTTGCTGTGTACTACGCCTCATGCACACTGCAGGGAATCTCTTTCAGCCTCCCCGGAGCAGTACTGTCTTTTCTTTACTTTTTATCGATGTATCTCTGGAACAGCCTTGCAAGCATAGAGTCAACCCAGCATCATGGACTCTCAAGATACAACTTTTATCAACTGCACAAAAAATCTCTCCTGCTGCTCTCAGGGATAAGCATCCTTTCTCTTCTGGTTATGAGTCTTCTTATCAGTCCGATTCTGTTTTATCTGATGTTTTTCGCCTGCTTTGCCGGTTCGGTTTACCACTTGACAATTGTGCCTGCAAAGTTCAGGAGTATACTGCATTATAAAAAACTCAAAGATATTCCTACCTCCAGGGATATTTTTGTGGCCATTGCCTGGGCAACGGTTTTGACTTTCATCCCACAGGTATTGAATGGAAACATCCAATTGCGGCCAGTATCTATTGCCACCTTTATCTGGATTTTCATACTGGGTTTTTTCCGTTCTCTGATCTTTGACCTGAGAGATATCGAGGGAGACAGGATTATGGGAAGAGAAACTCTGATAACTATTTTCGGAGAGAAGAGGGCACGCAAAACAATCCACCTTATGATCTGGTGCTGTCTTGTCTCCCTGCTGGTCTTTCCGGCGTTTATCGGTCCCAGCACTTACAGACACCAGAATACCATCAGGTTTTTTCTTCAGATCCCAACGCTTTTCTACGCCTCATCTTTTATCAGGTGGAATCCCCGTATCCGCCACAGCCGTCCGGCCCTGTTCAATCTGCTTGCCGACGGGGTCTTTTATATAGTAGCAATTGGAGCCTGGGTGTCTTCGATACTGTGA
- a CDS encoding ABC transporter ATP-binding protein yields the protein MPPIITAENIWKSFGKYSILEDLSLQVDEGLVYGLVGLNGAGKTTLLRLLLGNLRADSGNISVRGFNPWEHREEFYRGIGVVLEHDGFWGNLTVRENLSIYAAAKGISAAEAESYFAEYWKDTDIFNSKKKVKYLSRGQKMQCAICRAFLGWPKVLFLDEPVVALDITAYDHFCRMVREARDRGAAMIISSHQLEIIDKLCGRIGVLRDKHLVELNREICSQWAVVTDDSPQWKSLIEKAGGLNIIYDGYWRFEIDHPDTAIPELISSLVSAGCRIREVRQERDSAIGDAVRGICGNGGISA from the coding sequence ATGCCCCCAATCATAACAGCAGAAAATATCTGGAAATCCTTTGGTAAGTATTCGATTCTTGAAGACCTTTCATTGCAGGTCGATGAGGGCCTTGTGTATGGACTTGTAGGTCTCAATGGGGCGGGAAAGACCACGCTTCTGCGGCTGCTGCTTGGAAATCTGAGAGCCGACAGTGGAAATATCTCGGTAAGGGGGTTTAACCCCTGGGAACACAGGGAGGAGTTTTACCGTGGTATTGGAGTGGTGCTGGAGCATGATGGTTTCTGGGGGAATCTGACAGTCCGTGAGAATCTCTCCATCTATGCGGCGGCAAAAGGCATTTCAGCCGCAGAAGCAGAAAGTTACTTTGCTGAGTACTGGAAAGACACCGATATCTTTAACAGCAAAAAGAAAGTCAAATATCTTTCAAGAGGTCAGAAAATGCAGTGTGCCATCTGCAGAGCCTTCCTGGGGTGGCCAAAGGTTTTATTTCTCGATGAGCCGGTGGTGGCTCTTGATATCACCGCATACGATCACTTTTGCCGGATGGTCAGGGAGGCTCGTGACCGCGGGGCAGCGATGATTATCAGTTCTCATCAACTGGAGATTATCGATAAACTGTGCGGAAGAATCGGAGTCCTCCGCGACAAACACCTGGTTGAACTCAACAGGGAGATTTGTTCCCAATGGGCTGTGGTAACTGATGACTCGCCGCAATGGAAGTCTCTTATAGAAAAGGCCGGGGGACTCAATATCATCTATGATGGGTATTGGCGTTTTGAAATCGATCATCCTGATACAGCTATTCCTGAACTGATCAGCTCTCTTGTGAGTGCAGGATGCCGGATCAGGGAGGTGCGGCAGGAAAGAGACAGTGCTATTGGGGATGCTGTGAGGGGTATTTGCGGAAACGGTGGAATATCTGCATGA
- a CDS encoding 2-hydroxyacid dehydrogenase, which translates to MAKLRIAMFDAKPYDKEFFDRINKDPRYGYEIHYIPGHLTKDTVTLSSGFDVVCVFVNDIIDELIINSLMEHKIRLLALRSAGFNNVDLKATFGKIHVVRVPAYSPYAVAEHAVALMLSLNRKTHKAYFRTRDSNFTINNLLGFDMHGKTAGVIGTGKIGKIVIQILKGFGMQVLCHDVYPDNDFAEKNGAKYVDLDTLYRNSNIITLHCPLTPENVHMINTDTISRMKDGVMIINTGRGKLINTRDLIEGLKSRKIGSAGLDVYEEEGDYFFEDFSAEAISDDVLARLLTFPNVLITAHQAFFTKEALTSIAETTLENIRLFFAEDKLPNEICYHCSDGRCIKQEKGKCF; encoded by the coding sequence ATGGCAAAACTTCGCATAGCCATGTTTGATGCCAAGCCTTACGACAAGGAGTTTTTTGATCGCATAAACAAAGATCCCAGGTATGGATACGAAATCCACTACATCCCCGGGCATCTAACCAAAGATACTGTCACCCTCTCCAGCGGATTCGACGTGGTTTGTGTGTTTGTCAACGACATCATCGATGAACTTATCATTAACAGCCTCATGGAGCACAAAATACGACTGCTTGCGCTCCGCTCAGCCGGATTCAACAATGTAGACCTTAAAGCAACATTCGGGAAGATCCACGTAGTGAGGGTTCCTGCTTATTCCCCCTATGCAGTAGCAGAACACGCTGTAGCGCTGATGCTCTCTCTTAACCGCAAAACTCACAAGGCCTATTTCCGAACTCGTGACAGTAATTTCACAATTAATAATCTGCTTGGGTTCGATATGCACGGGAAAACAGCCGGAGTGATAGGTACAGGAAAGATCGGCAAAATAGTGATACAAATCCTCAAAGGCTTCGGAATGCAGGTTCTCTGTCATGATGTTTATCCTGATAATGATTTTGCGGAAAAGAACGGGGCAAAATACGTTGACCTGGATACATTGTACAGAAATTCCAATATCATTACACTCCATTGCCCATTAACCCCTGAAAATGTACACATGATCAATACCGATACTATCTCCAGAATGAAAGATGGGGTAATGATTATAAATACCGGGAGAGGAAAGCTGATAAATACGCGTGACCTGATAGAAGGGCTTAAAAGCCGTAAAATCGGTTCAGCCGGTCTTGATGTCTACGAGGAAGAGGGAGATTATTTCTTCGAGGATTTCTCTGCAGAAGCTATCAGTGACGATGTCCTGGCAAGGCTCCTTACCTTCCCCAATGTCCTTATCACTGCTCATCAGGCGTTCTTTACCAAAGAAGCGCTTACCTCTATTGCAGAGACCACCCTGGAAAACATACGCCTCTTTTTCGCCGAGGATAAACTTCCAAACGAGATCTGTTATCACTGTTCTGATGGAAGGTGTATAAAACAGGAGAAAGGAAAGTGTTTTTAA